The following proteins come from a genomic window of Actinomarinicola tropica:
- a CDS encoding Lhr family helicase codes for MSLDRFSPAVRAWFDTSFPEPTAAQTEGWAAIASGEHALVLAPTGSGKTLAAFLWGIDRLANEPVPEAERRTRIVYLSPLRALAVDVERNLRAPLVGIGLAAERLGLTLHTPTVGTRTGDTPADERRRLVRNPPDILITTPESLYLMLTSQARETLAGVDTVIVDEIHALAPTKRGSHMALTLERLEEVTDRSPQRIGLSATQRPLDEIARFLGGRGDDGRPRPVTIVDAGTRKELDIEVVVPVEDMGALGEVIDGPADISVLPGGGGPAAAAPPVRRSIWPSIHPKVLELIEEHRSTLVFVNARRLSERLATRLNELAAGDENRGAEADGRPPEPAHELVKAHHGSLSRERRLLIEDELKRGDLKALVATSSLELGIDMGAVDLVVQVESPGAVSRGLQRIGRAGHQVGEPSRGRIFPKHRGDLVEAATVVRRMHEGLIEHTRYPRNTLDVLAQQIVAMVAMDDWHVDDLARIVRRSATFAELSDEVLFATLDLLAGRYPSDEFAELRPRIVWDRVEGTIRARAGAQRLAVTSGGTIPDRGLFGVFLPEGTRVGELDEEMVYESRVGETFLLGATTWRIEDITHERVVVTPAPGQPGKMPFWHGDRPGRPLELGRAMGELVRHVRGLPAERAMAELRERHGLDELAAQNLVAYLDEQAEATGAVPDDRTVVVERFRDEIGDWRVCVLTPFGAQVHAPWAMALRGRLQERWGVDIDLMWSDDGIAVRLPEAIDELPLEELLVEPEDIGDLVIRELPNTALFASRFRECAARALLLPRRRPDQRTALWQQRQRAADLLRVASAYPEFPILLETTRELLNDVFDLPALREVLSDLRSRKVRAVAVETPRSSPFAQSLLFGWIGQFMYDYDAPLAERRAAALALDRDLLHELLGAEELRDLLDPGALRDVQSDLQRLSEGRRARDADELHDLLRILGPLSTDELAERAEASPSVVDSWIAALVEERRAYVVVVGGDDRVAATDDAARLRDALGIAVPMGLPAAFTDPVPDPLGDLVARYARTHGPFLTAEVADRLGADRARIAQILERMEADGRVVRGEFRPDGTEREWCDPDVLRQLRRRSLAVLRNEIEPVDGSALGRFLPLWQGVGSARQGLDGLVEVVGQLQGAAIPMSVLEADVLPARLRGYRPSDLDALCTAGEVVWVGAGPLGSTDGRVRLIFRDQAGLLVTPPDDEPPSEPVHLALLEHLEQRGASFWPDLQRAVAAAELPYDDETVLAALWDLVWAGLVTNDSLAPLRALGTRAGRKGGGGGSARRRGPRAAARLARLGPPAAAGRWSLVAPLLEPLPTATESAHARAGQLLDRYGVLTREAALGEGAEGGFAGVYPVLKALEERGHVRRGYFVAGLGAAQFALPGAVDRLRAVRERGDDAGEPVVLAATDPAQPYGAALPWPPTDGRPARAAGAFVVLAGGVPAVYVERGGRTVVTFEGHDRVDWPRALAELVDRGRVRAFEIAKADGEPIGGTELAARLEAAGFVPGYRGMIRRAPR; via the coding sequence GTGAGCCTCGACCGCTTCTCGCCGGCCGTACGCGCCTGGTTCGACACCAGCTTCCCGGAGCCGACGGCGGCGCAGACCGAGGGGTGGGCGGCCATCGCCAGCGGCGAGCACGCGCTCGTCCTCGCCCCGACCGGTTCCGGCAAGACGCTCGCGGCCTTCCTGTGGGGCATCGACCGCCTGGCCAACGAGCCGGTGCCCGAGGCCGAGCGCCGCACGCGCATCGTCTACCTGTCGCCGCTGCGGGCCCTGGCGGTCGACGTCGAGCGCAACCTGCGCGCGCCTCTGGTGGGCATCGGCCTGGCCGCCGAGCGACTCGGCCTCACGCTCCACACACCCACGGTCGGCACCCGCACCGGCGACACGCCGGCCGACGAGCGGCGGCGACTCGTCCGCAACCCGCCGGACATCCTCATCACCACGCCCGAGTCGCTCTACCTGATGCTCACCTCGCAGGCCCGCGAGACGCTCGCCGGGGTCGACACGGTGATCGTCGACGAGATCCACGCGCTGGCGCCCACCAAGCGGGGCAGCCACATGGCCCTCACGCTCGAGCGGCTCGAGGAGGTCACCGACCGGTCGCCGCAACGCATCGGCCTCTCCGCCACCCAGCGACCCCTGGACGAGATCGCGCGCTTCCTCGGCGGCCGTGGCGACGACGGTCGCCCGCGCCCGGTCACCATCGTCGACGCCGGAACCCGCAAGGAGCTCGACATCGAGGTCGTCGTGCCCGTCGAGGACATGGGCGCCCTCGGCGAGGTCATCGACGGGCCCGCCGACATCTCGGTCCTGCCGGGCGGTGGGGGGCCGGCCGCCGCGGCGCCCCCGGTGCGCCGATCGATCTGGCCCTCGATCCACCCGAAGGTGCTCGAGTTGATCGAGGAGCACCGCTCCACGCTCGTGTTCGTCAACGCCCGGCGACTCTCCGAGCGCCTCGCCACCCGCCTCAACGAGCTGGCGGCGGGCGACGAGAACCGCGGCGCGGAGGCGGACGGCCGCCCGCCCGAACCGGCGCACGAGCTGGTCAAGGCGCACCACGGGTCGCTGTCGCGCGAGCGGCGCCTCCTCATCGAGGACGAGCTGAAGCGGGGCGACCTCAAGGCCCTCGTCGCCACCAGCTCGCTCGAGCTCGGCATCGACATGGGGGCGGTCGACCTCGTCGTGCAGGTGGAGTCCCCCGGTGCGGTCTCCCGTGGCCTGCAGCGCATCGGTCGGGCCGGCCACCAGGTGGGCGAGCCGAGCCGGGGCCGCATCTTCCCCAAGCACCGGGGTGACCTCGTCGAGGCGGCCACCGTGGTCCGCCGCATGCACGAGGGGCTGATCGAGCACACCCGCTACCCCCGCAACACGCTCGACGTGCTCGCCCAGCAGATCGTCGCCATGGTGGCGATGGACGACTGGCACGTCGACGACCTGGCGCGGATCGTGCGCCGGTCGGCCACCTTCGCCGAGCTCTCCGACGAGGTGCTGTTCGCCACCCTCGACCTGCTCGCCGGCCGCTACCCCTCCGACGAGTTCGCCGAGCTGCGGCCCCGCATCGTGTGGGACCGCGTCGAGGGCACGATCCGCGCCCGAGCCGGGGCCCAGCGCCTGGCGGTCACCAGCGGCGGCACGATCCCCGACCGCGGCCTGTTCGGCGTGTTCCTGCCCGAGGGCACCCGCGTCGGCGAGCTCGACGAGGAGATGGTCTACGAGAGCCGGGTGGGCGAGACGTTCCTCCTCGGCGCGACCACGTGGCGCATCGAGGACATCACCCACGAGCGGGTCGTCGTCACGCCGGCGCCGGGTCAGCCCGGCAAGATGCCGTTCTGGCACGGCGATCGCCCCGGTCGGCCGCTCGAGCTCGGCCGCGCGATGGGCGAGCTCGTGCGCCACGTGCGGGGGCTTCCCGCCGAGCGGGCGATGGCCGAGCTGCGGGAGCGGCACGGCCTCGACGAGCTGGCCGCCCAGAACCTCGTCGCCTACCTCGACGAGCAGGCCGAGGCCACGGGCGCGGTGCCCGACGATCGCACCGTCGTCGTCGAGCGGTTCCGCGACGAGATCGGCGACTGGCGGGTCTGCGTGCTCACCCCGTTCGGCGCGCAGGTCCACGCGCCGTGGGCGATGGCGCTGCGCGGTCGCCTCCAGGAGCGATGGGGGGTCGACATCGACCTCATGTGGAGCGACGACGGCATCGCCGTGCGGCTGCCCGAGGCCATCGACGAGCTGCCGCTCGAGGAGCTGCTCGTCGAGCCCGAGGACATCGGCGACCTCGTCATCCGCGAGCTGCCCAACACCGCCCTGTTCGCGTCGCGGTTCCGGGAGTGCGCGGCCCGGGCGCTGCTCCTGCCCCGCCGACGGCCGGACCAGCGCACCGCGCTGTGGCAGCAGCGGCAGCGGGCCGCCGACCTCCTGCGCGTCGCCTCCGCCTACCCCGAGTTCCCCATCCTGCTCGAGACCACCCGCGAGCTGCTGAACGACGTCTTCGACCTACCTGCTCTACGGGAGGTCCTGTCCGACCTGCGGTCCCGGAAGGTCCGGGCGGTGGCGGTGGAGACGCCGCGCTCGTCGCCGTTCGCCCAGTCGCTGCTCTTCGGCTGGATCGGCCAGTTCATGTACGACTACGACGCGCCGTTGGCCGAGCGGCGCGCCGCGGCCCTGGCTCTCGACCGGGACCTGCTGCACGAGCTCCTGGGCGCCGAGGAGCTGCGCGACCTGCTCGACCCCGGGGCGCTCCGTGACGTCCAGTCCGACCTCCAGCGTCTCTCCGAGGGCCGTCGGGCTCGCGACGCCGACGAGCTGCACGACCTGCTGCGCATCCTCGGCCCGCTGTCGACCGACGAGCTGGCCGAGCGCGCCGAGGCGTCCCCGTCGGTGGTCGACTCGTGGATCGCCGCGCTCGTCGAGGAGCGCCGCGCCTACGTCGTCGTCGTCGGAGGGGACGACCGCGTGGCCGCCACCGACGACGCGGCTCGCCTGCGGGACGCGCTGGGGATCGCGGTCCCGATGGGTCTTCCCGCCGCGTTCACCGACCCGGTGCCCGACCCGCTCGGCGACCTCGTGGCCCGCTACGCCCGCACCCACGGCCCGTTCCTCACCGCCGAGGTCGCCGACCGACTGGGCGCCGACCGGGCGCGGATCGCGCAGATCCTCGAACGGATGGAGGCCGACGGTCGCGTCGTGCGGGGCGAGTTCCGTCCCGACGGCACCGAGCGGGAGTGGTGCGACCCCGACGTGCTGCGCCAGCTGCGCCGACGGTCCCTGGCCGTGCTCCGCAACGAGATCGAGCCGGTCGACGGCTCGGCCCTCGGCCGCTTCCTGCCCCTGTGGCAGGGCGTCGGCTCGGCCCGCCAGGGCCTCGACGGCCTGGTCGAGGTCGTGGGGCAGCTACAGGGCGCGGCGATCCCGATGTCGGTCCTCGAGGCCGACGTGCTGCCGGCGCGCCTGCGGGGGTACCGGCCGTCGGACCTCGACGCGCTGTGCACGGCGGGGGAGGTCGTGTGGGTGGGCGCCGGCCCTCTCGGCTCGACCGACGGGCGGGTGCGGCTCATCTTCAGGGACCAGGCCGGCCTCCTGGTGACGCCACCCGACGACGAACCGCCCAGCGAACCCGTCCACCTCGCGCTGCTCGAGCACCTCGAGCAGCGGGGGGCCTCGTTCTGGCCCGACCTCCAGCGTGCGGTCGCCGCCGCCGAGCTGCCCTACGACGACGAGACGGTCCTCGCCGCCCTGTGGGACCTGGTGTGGGCCGGGCTGGTCACCAACGACTCGCTCGCGCCGCTGCGGGCGTTGGGGACGCGTGCCGGTCGCAAGGGCGGCGGGGGCGGCAGCGCGCGGCGCCGTGGGCCCCGTGCCGCCGCCCGTCTGGCGCGCCTCGGTCCGCCGGCCGCCGCCGGGCGCTGGTCGCTCGTCGCTCCGCTGCTGGAGCCGCTGCCGACCGCCACCGAGTCGGCGCACGCACGCGCCGGCCAGCTCCTCGACCGCTACGGCGTCCTCACCCGGGAGGCCGCGCTCGGCGAGGGGGCCGAGGGCGGGTTCGCCGGTGTGTACCCCGTCCTGAAGGCCCTGGAGGAGCGCGGGCACGTCCGGCGCGGATACTTCGTCGCCGGCCTGGGGGCGGCGCAGTTCGCCCTGCCCGGTGCGGTCGACCGGCTCCGCGCCGTGCGTGAGCGGGGCGACGACGCCGGCGAGCCCGTCGTCCTCGCCGCCACGGACCCCGCCCAGCCCTACGGCGCGGCTCTCCCGTGGCCGCCCACCGACGGCCGCCCGGCCCGCGCCGCCGGCGCGTTCGTGGTGCTCGCGGGCGGCGTGCCGGCGGTGTACGTCGAGCGCGGCGGCCGGACGGTCGTCACCTTCGAGGGGCACGACCGCGTCGACTGGCCGCGGGCCCTCGCCGAGCTGGTCGACCGGGGGCGTGTGCGCGCGTTCGAGATCGCGAAGGCGGACGGAGAGCCGATCGGGGGCACCGAGCTGGCGGCCCGGCTCGAGGCCGCAGGCTTCGTGCCCGGCTACCGAGGGATGATCCGCCGTGCTCCTCGTTGA
- a CDS encoding type IV toxin-antitoxin system AbiEi family antitoxin domain-containing protein encodes MRPTIRRAIAERAQEQFGLVTRPQLVALGVDPGQVHRLVRTSHLERRGRHTFAIAGAPRSYEQSVLAACLDTGGVASHRTAARLHRLEGFRSVEVVEVTVGRRLHHAPLPDITVHTSTNLPPDDVLRIGAIPAVSAARTFFGLAALVPDVSRTSLRTALDTAARDGLVSDAWLWWRLEQLRCRGRNGIAEMELALRERQRLGPTESWLERRFLELLEGAGLPLPTVQRRVRHRGNSVARVDMSYDPLDLVIELDGHASHSTRAQRDRDERRRNRLVLAGLRLLVFTYDHVVRSPREVVEVVEAGLAAATAGRSA; translated from the coding sequence ATGCGCCCGACGATCCGACGGGCCATCGCCGAACGGGCCCAGGAACAGTTCGGCCTCGTCACCCGTCCACAGCTCGTCGCCCTCGGCGTCGACCCTGGCCAGGTCCACCGCCTGGTACGGACCTCGCACCTCGAGCGACGCGGCCGTCACACGTTCGCGATCGCCGGGGCACCCCGCTCGTACGAGCAGTCGGTCCTCGCTGCGTGCCTCGACACGGGCGGCGTCGCCTCGCACCGGACGGCGGCCCGGCTCCACCGCCTCGAGGGCTTCCGATCGGTCGAGGTCGTCGAGGTCACCGTCGGCCGCCGCCTCCACCACGCGCCGCTCCCCGACATCACCGTCCACACGTCGACGAACCTGCCGCCCGACGACGTCCTGCGCATCGGAGCGATCCCCGCCGTCAGCGCCGCCCGCACGTTCTTCGGCCTCGCGGCGCTCGTTCCCGACGTCAGCCGCACGAGCCTGCGGACAGCCCTCGACACCGCCGCTCGCGACGGCCTCGTCTCCGACGCATGGCTGTGGTGGCGGCTCGAGCAGCTGAGGTGCCGGGGACGGAACGGCATCGCCGAGATGGAGCTCGCCCTGCGGGAGCGACAGCGCCTCGGACCGACCGAGAGCTGGCTCGAGCGTCGGTTCCTCGAGCTCCTCGAGGGAGCGGGGCTCCCGCTCCCCACCGTGCAGCGTCGCGTGCGCCACCGCGGCAACTCGGTCGCTCGGGTGGACATGTCCTACGACCCGCTCGACCTCGTCATCGAGCTCGACGGACACGCCAGCCACAGCACCAGGGCGCAACGGGACCGGGACGAGCGCCGGCGCAACCGGCTGGTGCTCGCCGGCCTCCGGCTGCTCGTGTTCACGTACGACCACGTCGTCCGGTCGCCGCGCGAGGTCGTCGAGGTGGTCGAGGCCGGGCTCGCTGCGGCGACGGCCGGGCGATCGGCCTGA
- a CDS encoding HAD family hydrolase: MGIDLVVTDLDGTLWETQDHLHPDTVAAVAELDRRGVPLLVATGRRLASTRAGLAGLGLTPPVVVLNGALVVDLATGEHIHRQSFGADAAAKVLDAFLGFGIEPCVYVEHPDVDVFVSDNPSTHPEHLASFGEWVRTGDLAEVVASHEVLAFGVLGLAPSSVEGLEDVLAPIANPHVSDERQFGGGSLTVTVAPPQLSKWDGIEAFCRHRGIDSGNVLAIGDGPNDLEMLDGARVAVVMADAHPAALARADHVVPRAADGGWAQLLTYL, from the coding sequence ATGGGGATCGACCTGGTGGTGACCGACCTCGACGGCACGTTGTGGGAGACCCAGGACCACCTGCACCCCGACACCGTCGCTGCCGTCGCCGAGCTCGATCGGCGCGGCGTGCCGCTGCTCGTCGCCACCGGGCGACGCCTGGCGTCGACCCGCGCCGGTCTCGCCGGCCTCGGGCTCACGCCCCCGGTCGTGGTGCTCAACGGCGCGCTCGTCGTCGACCTGGCCACCGGCGAGCACATCCACCGCCAGAGCTTCGGCGCCGACGCTGCGGCGAAGGTGCTCGATGCCTTCCTCGGGTTCGGCATCGAGCCGTGCGTCTACGTCGAGCACCCCGACGTCGACGTGTTCGTCAGCGACAACCCGTCGACCCACCCCGAGCACCTGGCGTCCTTCGGCGAGTGGGTCCGCACCGGGGACCTGGCCGAGGTCGTGGCTTCCCACGAGGTGCTCGCCTTCGGGGTGCTCGGCCTCGCGCCGTCGAGCGTCGAAGGGCTCGAGGACGTGCTCGCCCCGATCGCCAACCCGCACGTCTCCGACGAGCGGCAGTTCGGCGGGGGCAGCCTGACGGTGACCGTGGCGCCGCCGCAGCTCTCCAAGTGGGACGGCATCGAGGCGTTCTGCCGCCACCGGGGCATCGACAGCGGCAACGTGCTCGCCATCGGCGACGGCCCCAACGACCTCGAGATGCTCGACGGCGCCCGCGTCGCCGTCGTGATGGCCGACGCCCACCCGGCCGCGCTGGCCCGGGCGGACCACGTGGTCCCTCGGGCCGCGGACGGCGGGTGGGCCCAGCTGCTCACCTACCTCTGA
- a CDS encoding SRPBCC family protein: MNHSVDIDLPVRTVYDQWTQFEDFPLFMKHVKDVRQVDDTTLEWTVSIYGIKRSWTAEITEQTPDQRVAWTAVDGTKNAGVVTFHALSDDRTRVMLQMEMDPDGFLESVADWGGYMSDRSRKDLEQFKDFIENRGRATGAWRGEVERDSARDLHHHEEELRQLSDADLARRAEAAGIERPLDRPREWIVSAVAHQERGDDRYGTQHDEGDERTHDWGRDEADGRHLRTDEDAERDRDIDVRDRDEARR; encoded by the coding sequence GTGAACCACAGCGTCGACATCGATCTGCCCGTCCGCACCGTCTACGACCAGTGGACCCAGTTCGAGGACTTCCCGCTGTTCATGAAGCACGTCAAGGACGTGCGCCAGGTCGACGACACCACCCTCGAGTGGACGGTCTCGATCTACGGGATCAAGCGCTCCTGGACCGCGGAGATCACCGAGCAGACCCCGGATCAGAGGGTGGCCTGGACCGCCGTCGACGGCACGAAGAACGCCGGTGTCGTCACCTTCCACGCCCTCTCCGACGACCGCACCCGGGTCATGCTGCAGATGGAGATGGACCCCGACGGCTTCCTCGAGAGCGTCGCCGACTGGGGTGGCTACATGTCCGACCGGTCCCGCAAGGACCTCGAGCAGTTCAAGGACTTCATCGAGAACCGGGGCCGGGCCACGGGCGCGTGGCGTGGCGAGGTGGAGCGCGACTCCGCTCGTGACCTCCACCACCACGAGGAGGAGCTGCGGCAGCTCTCCGACGCCGACCTCGCCCGCCGGGCCGAGGCCGCCGGCATCGAGCGACCGCTCGACCGTCCCCGTGAGTGGATCGTGTCGGCCGTCGCCCACCAGGAGCGTGGTGACGACCGCTACGGCACCCAGCACGACGAGGGCGACGAGCGCACCCACGACTGGGGCCGCGACGAGGCCGACGGCCGGCACCTCCGCACGGACGAGGACGCCGAGCGCGACCGGGACATCGACGTGCGCGACCGGGACGAGGCGCGCCGCTAG
- the ligD gene encoding non-homologous end-joining DNA ligase has product MTWLEDLTDDERRCLRPAPMPRSLSPMLATLSKRAPTAPDGPATGEWVYERKLDGQRILAYCEGADVRLRSRTDKSADGAYPEIVDALHDQVASDCLLDGEVVAFDGPTTSFSRLQGRMGQHDPVLSRRSGIPVFFYVFDIVHLDGIDLTGLPLRRRKSLIRAAVRAGGPIRLSPHRRDGVALFEEACAKGWEGVIAKRIDSTYQPRRSTAWLKHKCEAGQELVIGGWTEPRGSRSELGAILVGHFEGDELVYAGKVGTGFDERTLRALGRQLRARARADAPFRPHPLLPRRDVHWVEPDLVCQVGFAEWTGDGLLRHPRYQGLRDDKPAREVVRER; this is encoded by the coding sequence GTGACCTGGCTGGAGGACCTCACCGACGACGAGCGCAGGTGCCTTCGGCCCGCGCCGATGCCCCGCTCCCTCAGCCCCATGCTGGCCACCCTCAGCAAGAGGGCGCCGACCGCACCGGACGGCCCGGCCACGGGGGAGTGGGTGTACGAGCGCAAGCTCGACGGTCAGCGGATCCTCGCCTACTGCGAGGGCGCCGACGTGCGCCTCCGGTCCCGCACCGACAAGTCGGCCGACGGCGCGTACCCAGAGATCGTCGACGCGCTCCACGACCAGGTCGCGAGCGACTGCCTCCTCGACGGGGAGGTGGTGGCGTTCGACGGCCCGACGACGTCGTTCTCGCGACTCCAGGGGCGGATGGGCCAGCACGATCCCGTGCTCTCGCGCCGCTCGGGCATCCCGGTGTTCTTCTACGTCTTCGACATCGTGCACCTCGACGGCATCGACCTCACCGGCCTGCCCCTCCGTCGCCGCAAGTCGCTCATCCGTGCCGCGGTGCGCGCCGGAGGTCCGATCCGGCTCTCGCCACACCGCCGTGACGGGGTGGCGCTCTTCGAGGAGGCGTGCGCGAAGGGCTGGGAGGGCGTCATCGCCAAGCGGATCGACTCGACGTACCAGCCGCGCCGGTCCACCGCCTGGCTGAAGCACAAGTGCGAGGCGGGCCAGGAGCTGGTCATCGGCGGGTGGACCGAGCCGCGGGGCTCACGCAGCGAGCTGGGCGCGATCCTCGTCGGGCACTTCGAGGGGGACGAGCTCGTGTACGCCGGGAAGGTCGGCACCGGCTTCGACGAGAGGACCCTGCGCGCCCTCGGCCGTCAGCTGCGCGCTCGGGCCCGTGCGGACGCGCCGTTCCGGCCCCACCCTCTGCTGCCCCGCCGCGACGTGCACTGGGTCGAGCCCGACCTCGTCTGCCAGGTGGGGTTCGCGGAGTGGACCGGCGACGGCCTCCTCCGCCACCCCCGCTACCAGGGCCTCCGGGACGACAAGCCGGCGCGGGAGGTCGTGCGGGAACGCTGA
- a CDS encoding hemerythrin domain-containing protein, with product MDALALLTADHNRVRGLFARFEEAKEAEDVALMADLCQQIFTELEVHTSIEEDIFYPEVRDESEDLQEVVDEGIEEHHVVDVLMEEMKALEPGSDEWVAKMTVLIENVEHHAEEEESEMFPEVRSQTSAEFLDSMAEKLESRKKQLGAPTLADKIDLTKAELDEKAKEQQIPGRSKMDHDELAATVAP from the coding sequence ATGGACGCTCTCGCACTGCTCACCGCCGACCACAACCGCGTGCGCGGGTTGTTCGCCCGGTTCGAGGAGGCCAAGGAGGCCGAGGACGTCGCGCTGATGGCCGACCTGTGCCAGCAGATCTTCACCGAGCTCGAGGTCCACACGTCCATCGAGGAGGACATCTTCTACCCGGAGGTGCGTGACGAGTCCGAGGACCTCCAGGAGGTCGTCGACGAGGGCATCGAGGAGCACCACGTCGTCGACGTCCTGATGGAGGAGATGAAGGCGCTCGAGCCCGGCAGCGACGAGTGGGTCGCCAAGATGACCGTCCTCATCGAGAACGTGGAGCACCACGCCGAGGAGGAGGAGTCGGAGATGTTCCCCGAGGTCCGGTCGCAGACGAGCGCCGAGTTCCTCGACTCCATGGCCGAGAAGCTGGAGTCGCGGAAGAAGCAGCTCGGCGCGCCGACGCTCGCCGACAAGATCGACCTCACGAAGGCCGAGCTCGACGAGAAGGCCAAGGAGCAGCAGATCCCCGGCCGCTCGAAGATGGACCACGACGAGCTGGCGGCCACGGTCGCCCCCTGA
- a CDS encoding HelD family protein, which produces MAPTHPELEAEQAYIDKAYASLEASRAAAVRLKDMVEVGKGGTEQARWEREVIHDNIAQRLQALHVGDASLVFGRIDLEDAAGGDHFYIGRVAVADAEREPLVVDWRAPVAEAFYRATPRAPLGLVRRRHFASRGRTLLGIEDELFGDAAVAAVNGDGPTITGHGALIAALETSRTGRLGDIVGTIQAEQDEIIRSELPGILVVQGGPGTGKTVVALHRAAYLLYTHRFPLEGQGVLVVGPNRLFLGYIEQVLPSLGEAGVELAVLADLVDDVRVQGSDRGLTARVKGDLRMTGVVARAVRDRERALREPLRVGFGLTRLVLTVEDSARIVAEARRRYRLHNPARRFVESQVYEALAASGPEDLQPHTVRDRLHGSLEMREALEWMWPLLTPAELLHDLFGSKALLRNAAAGRLPSDVRRRREARGRRTGEGLSDDEWRSLHRPRSTAADAVIWTTDDVPLLDEARSLLGPRRKGDPLEVRTYGHIVVDEAQDLSPMALRVLGRRSLNGSMTIVGDIAQSTGAWAHDDWDEVIEQLPVKRPPRRAELTVGYRIPAPNMAMAARVLRVAAPDLTPPRSVRQDGDPPRVAAVDEPSRLADAVVDAALQEVDAVGQGSVAVICPLAMVDAISDTFAGRGIEHGRATRHGLDAQITVVPVGLVKGLELDASVVVEPAAIVEDEAQGLRALYVALTRATKRLAVVHARPLPDFLRE; this is translated from the coding sequence ATGGCGCCCACGCACCCCGAGCTAGAGGCCGAACAGGCCTACATCGACAAGGCGTACGCATCGCTGGAAGCGAGTCGCGCCGCCGCCGTCCGCCTGAAGGACATGGTCGAGGTCGGCAAGGGCGGGACCGAGCAGGCGCGCTGGGAGCGCGAGGTCATCCACGACAACATCGCCCAGCGGCTCCAGGCGCTCCACGTCGGCGACGCGTCGCTGGTGTTCGGACGCATCGACCTCGAGGACGCGGCCGGAGGCGACCACTTCTACATCGGGCGCGTGGCGGTGGCGGACGCCGAGCGCGAGCCGCTCGTCGTCGACTGGCGGGCACCGGTCGCGGAGGCCTTCTACCGGGCCACGCCGCGCGCGCCGCTCGGGCTCGTGCGCCGTCGGCACTTCGCGTCCCGGGGTCGCACGCTCCTCGGCATCGAGGACGAGCTGTTCGGCGACGCCGCCGTCGCCGCGGTGAACGGCGACGGGCCCACGATCACCGGGCACGGCGCCCTCATCGCCGCGCTCGAGACGTCCCGCACCGGCCGCCTCGGCGACATCGTCGGCACGATCCAGGCGGAGCAGGACGAGATCATCCGCTCCGAGCTCCCGGGCATCCTCGTCGTCCAGGGCGGTCCCGGCACCGGCAAGACCGTCGTCGCCCTGCACCGGGCCGCCTACCTGCTCTACACGCACCGGTTCCCGCTCGAGGGCCAGGGCGTCCTCGTCGTCGGCCCCAACCGGCTCTTCCTCGGCTACATCGAGCAGGTGCTGCCGTCGCTCGGCGAGGCCGGCGTCGAGCTCGCCGTGCTCGCCGACCTGGTGGACGACGTGCGGGTGCAGGGCTCCGACCGTGGCCTGACGGCCCGCGTGAAGGGCGACCTGCGGATGACGGGCGTCGTCGCCCGGGCGGTGCGCGACCGCGAACGGGCGCTGCGCGAGCCGCTGCGCGTGGGCTTCGGCCTCACCCGCCTGGTGCTGACGGTCGAGGACAGCGCGCGCATCGTCGCCGAGGCCCGGCGGCGGTACCGCCTGCACAACCCGGCGCGCCGGTTCGTCGAGTCGCAGGTCTACGAGGCGCTCGCGGCCAGCGGTCCCGAGGACCTCCAGCCCCACACCGTGCGCGACCGCCTGCACGGCAGCCTCGAGATGCGCGAGGCGCTCGAGTGGATGTGGCCCCTCCTCACCCCGGCGGAGCTGCTCCACGACCTCTTCGGGTCCAAGGCGCTGCTCCGCAACGCCGCCGCCGGACGGCTGCCGAGCGACGTGCGCCGTCGCCGCGAGGCACGTGGTCGGCGCACCGGCGAGGGGCTCTCCGACGACGAGTGGCGGTCGCTGCACCGACCGAGGTCGACGGCGGCCGACGCCGTGATCTGGACCACCGACGACGTGCCCCTCCTCGACGAGGCGCGCTCCCTGCTCGGGCCCCGCCGCAAGGGCGACCCCCTCGAGGTCCGCACCTACGGGCACATCGTGGTCGACGAGGCGCAGGACCTCTCGCCGATGGCGCTGCGCGTGCTCGGTCGCCGCTCCCTGAACGGGTCGATGACCATCGTCGGCGACATCGCGCAGTCGACGGGTGCGTGGGCGCACGACGACTGGGACGAGGTCATCGAGCAGCTGCCCGTGAAGCGCCCGCCTCGCCGGGCCGAGCTCACGGTCGGCTACCGCATCCCGGCCCCGAACATGGCCATGGCCGCCCGGGTCCTGCGGGTCGCGGCCCCCGACCTCACGCCGCCCCGGTCGGTCCGCCAGGACGGCGACCCGCCTCGCGTCGCCGCCGTCGACGAGCCGTCCCGGCTGGCCGACGCCGTGGTCGATGCCGCCCTCCAGGAGGTCGACGCGGTCGGCCAGGGCAGCGTCGCGGTCATCTGCCCCCTCGCGATGGTCGATGCCATCTCCGACACCTTCGCCGGCCGCGGCATCGAGCACGGTCGGGCCACCCGCCACGGCCTCGACGCCCAGATCACCGTGGTGCCCGTCGGCCTCGTGAAGGGCCTGGAGCTCGACGCCAGCGTGGTCGTCGAGCCGGCGGCCATCGTCGAGGACGAGGCACAGGGCCTCCGCGCGCTGTACGTCGCGCTCACCCGCGCCACCAAGCGGCTGGCGGTCGTCCACGCCCGGCCACTGCCCGACTTCCTGCGCGAGTAG